Proteins from a single region of Candidatus Kryptoniota bacterium:
- the rbsK gene encoding ribokinase, whose protein sequence is MQKDSRRSIVVVGSTNTDMVIKVRNLPAPGQTVLGGEFFMNPGGKGANQAVAAARLGGNVTFVCKTGNDVFGNKSAQLFRDEGINTSNVLSDADNPSGVALILIDENGQNCIAVAPGANGAMTTGDLGDAVDAIKAAAIVLLQLEIPINVVEHVIRVASSSRVMTVLNPAPAHPLTDELLRATSILTPNETEAETLTGVRVADIQSAEKAARVLHDRGVKIVIITLGAQGALVLDHDKVDLIPAPKVTAVDTTAAGDIFNGALVTALAEGSPLRDAVAFACRASAISVTRLGAQSSAPYRRELNEH, encoded by the coding sequence ATGCAGAAAGACAGCAGACGTTCGATAGTTGTAGTGGGCAGCACGAACACCGACATGGTGATCAAAGTGCGAAACTTACCGGCTCCCGGCCAGACTGTTCTCGGGGGCGAATTCTTCATGAATCCCGGAGGCAAAGGCGCCAACCAGGCCGTTGCTGCTGCTCGCTTGGGCGGCAATGTTACTTTCGTGTGCAAAACCGGCAACGATGTATTTGGGAACAAATCAGCGCAGCTTTTTAGGGACGAAGGAATCAATACCAGCAATGTCCTCTCAGATGCTGATAACCCGTCGGGAGTTGCGCTCATTCTTATTGACGAGAACGGACAGAACTGCATCGCGGTAGCTCCCGGGGCAAATGGCGCAATGACGACCGGCGATTTAGGTGATGCCGTTGACGCCATCAAGGCTGCAGCAATAGTTTTGCTCCAATTGGAGATTCCTATCAATGTGGTCGAACATGTAATCCGAGTTGCTAGCTCCAGCAGGGTGATGACGGTCCTGAATCCTGCGCCGGCCCACCCATTGACGGATGAGCTTCTCAGGGCAACCTCAATTCTGACTCCGAATGAAACGGAAGCAGAGACTCTTACCGGTGTTCGTGTGGCAGACATCCAGTCGGCGGAGAAAGCCGCGCGGGTTCTTCATGATAGAGGGGTAAAGATCGTGATTATAACCTTGGGAGCCCAGGGCGCATTAGTTTTGGATCACGACAAGGTGGACTTAATTCCGGCCCCCAAAGTGACTGCTGTCGACACGACTGCAGCCGGAGACATATTCAACGGCGCGTTGGTAACGGCCTTGGCAGAGGGAAGTCCATTGAGAGATGCGGTCGCTTTCGCCTGTCGGGCGTCGGCCATTTCTGTAACGCGGTTAGGTGCTCAATCATCTGCACCGTATCGACGAGAGCTGAACGAACACTAA